From the Peromyscus leucopus breed LL Stock chromosome 8b, UCI_PerLeu_2.1, whole genome shotgun sequence genome, one window contains:
- the LOC114688108 gene encoding olfactory receptor 1361-like: MDGDNQTITTEFLLLGLSEESDQEEVVFGLFLGMYIVTISGNLLIILAISCDPHLHTPMYFFLANLSTVDICFSSVSVPKALVNHMVGSKSISYTECMVQMYFMFIFGNMDSFLLSVMAYDRYVAICHPLHYTMMMRPRLCVLLVVISWVITNLNALLHILLMVQLTFCSHNEVHHFFCDPYLVLKLSCSDTFINDVTAFTEGAVIFITPFVCIVVSYAYIYSKVLKMPSAHGKRKALSTCGSHLTVVCLFYGTILGVYMHPISSYSLQDAVASVLFTVVTPMANPFIYSLRNRDIKGALRKIILRS, translated from the coding sequence ATGGACGGTGACAATCAGACAATCACTACAGAATTCCTCCTCCTGGGACTCTCTGAAGAGTCAGACCAAGAAGAGGTTGTCTTTGGGCTGTTCTTGGGGATGTACATAGTCACCATCTCTGGGAACCTTCTCATCATCCTGGCCATCAGCTGTGACCCTcatctccacacacccatgtacttcttcctggcCAACCTCTCTACTGTTGACATCTGCTTTTCCTCAGTCTCTGTCCCCAAGGCTCTGGTGAAtcacatggtgggaagcaagtcCATCTCTTACACAGAGTGTATGGTCCAGATGTACTTCATGTTCATATTTGGCAACATGGACAGCTTCCTGCTGAgtgtgatggcctatgaccgctatgtggccatttgTCACCCACTCCACTACACCATGATGATGAGGCccagactctgtgtcctcctggTGGTCATATCATGGGTCATCACAAACCTGAATGCTCTCTTGCACATTCTTCTCATGGTTCAACTCACCTTCTGTTCCCACAATGAAGTGCACCACTTCTTTTGTGACCCCTAccttgtcctgaaactctcttgtTCTGACACCTTTATCAATGACGTCACAGCCTTCACTGAGGGTGCAGTGATATTTATTACACCATTTGTATGCATTGTTGTTTCCTATGCCTACATCTACTCTAAGGTCTTGAAGATGCCCTCTGcccatggaaaaaggaaagcccTATCCACATGTGGGTCTCACCTCACTGTGGTCTGCTTATTCTACGGGACGATCCTAGGAGTTTATATGCACCCTATTTCCTCCTATTCACTACAGGATGCAGTGGCCTCTGTCCTCTTCACAGTGGTGACACCCATGGCCAATCCCTTCATCTATAGCCTGAGGAATCGTGACATCAAAGGAGCCCTAAGGAAGATAATTCTCAGATCCTAG
- the LOC114688103 gene encoding olfactory receptor 1361-like, with product MGEDNETMITEFLLLGLSGKSEQEEVVFGMFLWMYLVTISGNLLIILAISCDPHLHTPMYFFLANLSTVDICFSSVTIPKALVNHVLGSKSISYTECMVQIYFFITFINMDGFLLSVMAYDRYVAICHPLHYTLMMRPRLCVLLVVISWVITNLHALLHTLLMVRLTFCSHNAVHHFFCDPYPILKLSCADTFINDLMVFTVGGVIFLTPFSCIVISYVYIFSNVLKMPSARGIKKALSTCGSHLTVVSLFYGAILGVYMRPSSSYSLQDTVATVIFTVVTPLVNPFIYSLRNRDMKGALRKTILRC from the coding sequence ATGGGTGAAGATAATGAAACTATGATCACAGAATTCCTCCTCCTGGGTCTCTCTGGAAAGTCAGAGCAAGAAGAGGTTGTCTTTGGAATGTTCTTGTGGATGTACTTGGTCACCATCTCTGGGAACCTTCTCATCATCCTGGCCATCAGCTGTGACCCTCATcttcacacacccatgtacttcttcctggcCAACCTCTCCACTGTTGACATCTGCTTTTCCTCAGTCACCATCCCCAAGGCTCTGGTGAATCACGTTTTGGGAAGCAAGTCCATCTCTTACACGGAGTGTATGGTCCAGATCTATTTCTTCATCACATTCATCAACATGGACGGCTTCCTGCTGAgtgtgatggcctatgaccgctatgtggccatttgTCACCCACTCCACTACACCCTGATGATGAGGCccagactctgtgtcctcctggTGGTCATATCATGGGTCATCACAAACCTGCATGCTCTCTTGCACACTCTGCTCATGGTTCGGCTCACCTTCTGTTCCCACAATGCAGTGCACCACTTCTTCTGTGACCCCTACCCTATCCTGAAACTCTCTTGTGCTGACACCTTTATCAACGACCTGATGGTCTTCACCGTGGGAGGGGTGATATTCCTGACACCATTTTCATGCATTGTTATTTCCTATGTTTACATTTTCTCTAATGTCCTGAAGATGCCGTCTGCCCGTGGGATCAAGAAAGCTCTATCCACATGCGGGTCTCACCTCACCGTGGTCTCTCTCTTCTATGGTGCAATCCTGGGGGTCTATATGCGTCCTTCATCCTCGTATTCACTACAGGACACGGTGGCCACTGTCATCTTCACAGTGGTGACACCGCTGGTCAATCCcttcatctacagcctgaggaatcGTGACATGAAAGGAGCCCTGAGGAAGACAATTCTCAGATGCTAA